CTTGGTAGCATTATATTGATGTGTATCACAATATGTTGTTTAAGAGGCAAGTTATCAATTTAACAAGTAAAATTTTGGTTTAGtacaaagaataataaatatattgaagCATTTTTTAAAGATCATGGATAATCAAAATCTCACGgatataaatttttagaaaaaaagaaaaaaatcaaaatttattaagaATAAAACATGTAGTCCTTAAGGTCTGTTTGGTTGGAAGGAAACAGAGGGGAGGAAAATTCCTTCTAAGCCAATTTTAGCTTACCTCAAAAATTGAGAGGATTTGGAAgagaatatttatttaaaatttggacttaaatattcttttatttaatgtggcattatatataaaaagaatgaaaattgtaattttacaCTTTCATTCCATTAAAATTTCTCCCCCTCCCCTCTCCTATCTTCCCTCATTGAACCAAATACAacattttaaaatctttttccTCCATTAAAATCTCTATCCTCCCCTCCCTTCCATTCCTAAGACTATGGAGTTTAAGAGGGGAGAGGACGACTTTGAGAGAATAAGGAAGGAGGAAACGGAAGGAAGGAAAGAGAAGGCTTTAGAGAGTTTATTTCTCTTCATAATACAAAACCCCTTAAATTAGGGAAACTCAAAAAACGTATTGGAGGATGATATTGGAGGGCTTagataaattcttcaaatccTTTTAATGTTGTTATAATACtccaaaactaaaaaatatatcaatcatAAGCATCCCCTTCCCTCCCCTCCCAAACAGAGCCTAAGAAATGAGCAATATCATCATCACTAAAGTGGATGGAATAAACTCACATAGACATGTTAAGTAGGGAAATAAAAAACAATCTGAGAAGAAGTTCTTTTTTAAACATTGCCAAACAAGTCACTGTACAAGCATACTTCACAACTAACTGAGGCTCCTAATGGCTGTACAAAAAAGCACATACAAATCAAACTAATGAAAAATAACCTAAACTCACATTGACAACgaaaaaatcttcaaaatttCCACATCATCCTTCCTGCAGACCTGCATCAATTTAGACAATTGGAAAAATATCAGATTACTGCAATCTTGATATAATTTCACCGACCTTCAGTTACACAACTttggaaaataatataatagaatACACACTTGGGTAGTGAGAACCAGGTTCGTCTCCATTACTGGCGTTGAAGTTCGCAGGATACTGAACTGAAATTAAACCTTCATCACCTGTAACCTCTGTCTCATGGGAATCCGTTAACCCAACAGCCGCACTACTTGCAGATCTAATTCCTGAAACAAAGTCCTAGCTACATAAGTATTTCATTAAGAAAAGATTTCGAAAAGAGATGCCACTTGAACTTTAGAATTTGATGCTTATTAGAAGCCAGATACTGCTTAGAGTTTGATTATAAAATGAAGAACTATCGCTGGAAGCAAGATGTTATCATGAAAGTAAAATCAGTTTAATCTGATAGCAACTATCTAGAAAGGCAGTAATCATAAGAGGTTAAATACAAGAATATGGCATTTTCCAATACATcgaaaaaacataaacaaatcTGTAGCTCCAGAAGGGAAGGAACCGATGTCTCAAAAGGTTCAATCAAGATACAAGAAAGAAGGGTGTCAAACTATCTCCCAATTATAGATGTAGaaataatgtattttatgtttGGATATAGTTTCCTTATGACATAATGTCTATGTATTACCACAAAAAATCCATCATGTATAATGTGAAATGATAATTGAGTATCAGAGTACACCCTCATCGCAggaaaacaatatatataatccTTTGCAGATTCAAAATGTGAGCATGAAGTGCATATACTAATGAAGTGCATATGATTTAGTATTACAGATTTGACTTCAAAATAGAGCATGTTATTGTTACAATGACCAAAGAatggtaaaagaaaaaaagtatagGACAATAACAAAAGTAAATCAAACCCTAATAATATCCCCTATATCTATGTGATGACCATGTTACACagtaaattcaatttcaaatgtTTTATGTCAATTAAGACGAATGTTAGCTGTAGGAGTCAGAAAAAATGACCATATTTTGAGATGTAGTAGAACTAAAGCAACTAATTACAAATGAGCCAAACTCACCCTTCCGGCTTGTAAGACGAGATGTGCCTCTAGCTCTGATACatattatcttttaatattGGGCCTAACTTATCCTTACAAAACCTACTTGGAAGGTGGGGTGTGTCTctctttaaaaacttttttcacACCTTATCTTTTTTCTACTTGGGACTTGGGTTTTCCCAATAAATACAATAGAATGCTTGGACAGCTAGTAACTTAACACGAGAAATAAATATGACAAAGAACACTAGAAACAGGTAGCAAATACTTGCATAAGCTGCTTTAAACTACACATGTTTTTGGTCATTGATTATAAATGTTAGAAGAGCCACAGTTGAAATGAAAATGAACCAAAAATGTATACATATGCAGCTCTATGCTTAAAATTtgtacaaaataaaaagaacaagAGCTTGTGTCCGTGatttattttcaacaattttGTATTTGTAGCGACTATTTAGTTGTGCTGTTCAAATAGGTAAGAAAAGATCATATGTATTACTAGTATGCATTACTAGCAAACAGCACCAACTTTCTTATATGGCACAGCACCAATTTGAGCTGTAAACATATGTATTATTAGTAAACAGCatcaatgtatttttattatattacagAGATATCCTTGAAAGTAAATTTCTTAACATTTAATCAAAACCAAATATGGAAGACAAACCAACACAAGAACAACTAATTTACCATGGAGTATGATGACAAGGAAGAAAAAAACAGTGATGACCATGGCAGAAAGATTTGTATATGTCGATGATGACGACGATGACTTGCTTGCTCTCATCTTTCTAACAGCTTTCATTTTCTTAATCCTTGCACGCTTCCTCAATGCAAGCTCGGCTAATTCCTTCACAAACTTCTGATCACCAGCATCCAATGAAGGGCCTTTAGGAGGCAAAGGTGGTTTTGGAGGCTTTCTTGGGTTagttaaaaacttatttttcaattttgcaTGATTGTTAATTCCATTAACATGTTCTAAACCGTTATCCACCAACAATTCTAAATTATATTCATCTAAACCAACAACATCACCTGAATTTGAAGAACTGCTACATGAATCAATTCCAATTTTACCCTTTTCTGATGATCCATCAAAATTCACAACCCCATTCCATGACCAAGGAAAACCATTCTTTGATTCTCTCTCATCATTGCTTGCTTCCTCTTCGCTGGTGTTTCCACCACTTTCAAGGTCAAGGTCAAATTCAATGTCTTTCTCTCTTTGAATAGCACGACCCATCTAAtcatttaaatcaatttcattaaCAAGAGGTTCAATGTAAAAAACCCATTTCACAATCACACCAAAGATATCATTTTTCAATGGTGAAAAACTTAAACAAATTACTCATAAGAAATGCATTCAAAGACTaggattaaaaaataaaataaaaaatgtgaatagaagatgaagaaaaataaggagAATGAGAGAGGTACCTTAAGTCAAAGGGAAGAACCCTAGAAACAATGGTATCCTTGAAACATTCTTAACTAGGAATCTGTTTATGCCCGCAGGCGCACTCATACATAGACAAtgcattttaaaaaacaaatatatagtaataataaaaataataacaatttaaggttcttttgtttttatcatGGCCaatggtttttttatttctctttcttatttatttatttattatttttaaagcagCGGAACGTCAATGGTTGAAAGTTGAAAAGtacttttgttttggaaaagagtcaacaaactcaacatgtcctCCAATTTTCCAAGTTCCACGAGAAGACGACACCAGTTATTTCCACGTTGCATCCATTATCAATATCCATCCCCAAACAAAAAACACTTTgaagtttaaaaataaagttttatattgcaaaataattttttttattctttaacatGAATTCTCAAGACATTCGTTAAGAAAATTATAGGTTATTTGTAGggagacaaattttttttttataaactggTTTTTATTATGAAACGGATGGATcatttatttacttaaatatataatttaaaattatatttatggttttttaaatatgattattattgtaaattgatcatttaaatttttttctttagacTGTGTTTAGATTGATATACTACTTTGAGTTAGAATGTAATGAAGTTCCATtgtttagattaaaaaaaaacaatgaaatagagtaatatatgataaatctaTTTCATTCAATCAACTTCTTTAATTTCTCTTCTCCTCTAATTTGAAATGTATTAGATGAAATCTAActtcttaaattattaaataccaAATTATCTATCATAgtcacataaattaaattagtgtTTTCTTCCTCCCACTTTAAATTAATGCTACAACAATTTagattaaattgaaaatattcttatacaaacaatatattatataactCAAATCTCctataaagtaaaatatttgttaatttttatttaaatataattttaattatttattttatatatttatattcatGTATCCTAACCAATACTTagtggcaaaaaaaaaattaatgttccAAAAACTTAAAATTCTTAAACAATTGCTTATTTCAACCGTCTTCAAAGTCACAATTGCATTTCCTATTTTAC
The genomic region above belongs to Cicer arietinum cultivar CDC Frontier isolate Library 1 chromosome 4, Cicar.CDCFrontier_v2.0, whole genome shotgun sequence and contains:
- the LOC101498727 gene encoding uncharacterized protein, which produces MGRAIQREKDIEFDLDLESGGNTSEEEASNDERESKNGFPWSWNGVVNFDGSSEKGKIGIDSCSSSSNSGDVVGLDEYNLELLVDNGLEHVNGINNHAKLKNKFLTNPRKPPKPPLPPKGPSLDAGDQKFVKELAELALRKRARIKKMKAVRKMRASKSSSSSSTYTNLSAMVITVFFFLVIILHGIRSASSAAVGLTDSHETEVTGDEGLISVQYPANFNASNGDEPGSHYPSLQEG